In a single window of the Mycobacterium sp. 050128 genome:
- a CDS encoding MlaE family ABC transporter permease has product MNGTAVAKPMNALGEFFMLSAEALVTALRRPWAWREILEQIWFVARVSIFPTIMLSIPYTVLIVFVLNILLVEIGAGDLSGAGAGLASVTQVGPVVTAMVVSGAGSTAMCADLGARTIREEIDAMKVIGVNPVQALVVPRIIAATFVAVLLYSVVAVTGLTGSYIFVVFVQHVTPGAFIAGMTLVTGLPQVVISLIKATLFGLSAGLIACYKGLSVGGGPTGVGNAVNETVVFSFMALFFINIVTTALGVKVTAK; this is encoded by the coding sequence ATGAACGGCACGGCCGTCGCCAAGCCCATGAATGCGCTGGGCGAGTTCTTCATGCTGAGCGCCGAGGCATTGGTGACCGCGCTGCGCCGGCCGTGGGCCTGGCGCGAGATTCTCGAGCAGATCTGGTTCGTCGCCCGGGTGTCGATCTTCCCGACGATCATGCTCTCGATTCCCTACACGGTGCTGATCGTGTTCGTCCTCAACATTCTGCTCGTTGAGATCGGTGCAGGAGACTTGTCCGGTGCAGGGGCGGGGCTGGCGTCGGTAACCCAGGTCGGCCCGGTCGTCACGGCGATGGTGGTCTCGGGTGCCGGGTCGACCGCCATGTGCGCCGACTTGGGTGCTCGCACCATCCGCGAGGAAATCGATGCGATGAAGGTCATCGGCGTCAACCCGGTTCAGGCACTGGTGGTTCCGCGCATCATCGCCGCCACCTTCGTCGCGGTGCTGCTGTACTCGGTGGTCGCAGTGACCGGACTGACTGGCAGCTACATCTTCGTGGTGTTCGTCCAGCACGTCACACCTGGCGCGTTCATCGCGGGCATGACATTGGTCACCGGTCTTCCGCAGGTGGTGATCTCGCTGATCAAGGCGACCCTGTTCGGGCTGTCTGCCGGCCTGATCGCCTGCTACAAGGGACTTTCGGTCGGCGGTGGCCCGACCGGCGTCGGGAACGCGGTCAACGAGACGGTGGTGTTCTCGTTTATGGCCCTATTCTTCATCAACATCGTGACCACCGCGCTCGGCGTGAAAGTGACTGCGAAATGA